Genomic window (Odocoileus virginianus isolate 20LAN1187 ecotype Illinois unplaced genomic scaffold, Ovbor_1.2 Unplaced_Contig_21, whole genome shotgun sequence):
ctctGTTTCATCTCCCAGTACATCTTCTTCATTTGCCTCCTCTTCAGCATGCTCTTCAAGATATGCCTGGAGCCTGTTGATGAGATCTTGTTTTATTCCCTTGGTCTCCAAACCACGAGCAAGGCACTCCTGCTTTAGTTCAGCAAGCTTCAGCTTATGAAGCTCCACCGTCTCAGTCGCCATCTTGCTACCCCTCCACTCCGCCAGGCCCCCACCCGCTCTTTAGGCACTTTTCTATTTGATTTattctattttcacttttaaaatgaaagctgaGTTGAACAATATGTGATGATATTCCTGTTCCTTCCTACTTTCTTCATGTGTACCCCTTCTGAAGCAGTGCTTTAGACACTTGTTCTTAGCGTGACTCTTTTTTATTACTCTGCCTGTCACTCTTTAGGAGGTAAAAGCAATAGGACTGGGAAATGGCTAGAAAGCTTcctattgaaaaagaaaataaatttaaaagaccaGTGAAATAAAAGAATGTCAAGCAAAGCATATGACTCCATGAGGTGCAAGCCATGGCCACAGAGAACACCTTAAGAGATGCCTTGACAATCAATGTGTAAAGTGCAAACCCATGACTTGTTTTCTTCAATATGGGACTTTTGCATAGTTTGCATGTGTAATATGGACAGGGAAATGTCAAAATAAaccattatgtttttatttctgcaatTTCACTATTTTACAAGGTGTCCTGAGGAATATATTAGGGAATCTGTTGGTTTTAATGGCCTATGATGCTACTGCTGgcatttttaaagcattcattTGATCACTTTAAGTGAGCCACTCACTTGTTTGTTGGAAATAAACCACAATTTCTTGCTgggttttcatttaattaaatttgtTGCTAACCAAAAGAAGGCAATAGAGAAGAGTTCATTAGTATGGTATAGGGGAGGACATTCGGGCCTTCAGGAGGAAAGTGCTGTCAGCTTGAATTAAACTGTTATTTTCTGTCACCTTATTTAATGTTTGGCatgaaaacagttttgttttcttttttgttggggTTGCACACAAAGGAATGCTACTCCTAATCGGTGTAGACTTTCATTGTATATGTGAGGGAGTTGTGTTTTATACCAAAACAACATGGTaaagttatttaaagaaattatcatAGTTATTTAGAAACCCAAGAGTtccaacaatgaaataaaaattcagttctcTCTCACaacaatattttcctttgtttcttttttttcagttttattgagatataataaacaaataaaattggcAGAGGTTTAAAGTATACAACATGTTGATCTGACATACATTTATGCTGTGAAAGAATTCCCCCTATTGAATTAATTAAACATATCCCTCAGCTCACATgcttagctttttttcttttcagtgaaaacatttaagttctactctcttcacttttttttccaatGCTTTAAGAacggcctcttttttttttttttttttttttttttggctgcactgcatagcatatggaatcttagttcctggaccaggaattgaacccatgtcccctgcagtggacgcaaggaatcttaaccactggaccaccaaggaagtccctggccttttgttttttttaaatggtcatgTTTGAACTTACCATGAGAAATACAATGatttatcttttgtgtttttgtgtgttcTAGAACTCCTCACGGGATAGCTTCCTGTTTCCTGAGAGTCGTTACCTGAGAAGCTACCAGAATGAAAGTTTTCGAGCTGATAAGAGGGCTGATCATCCTCACCTCTGTGTTTTCAGCCTGTTTAGGACAAAATCCAGTGACTGTACTGTGCTCCACAGACTGGTTCATGGTCACGGTACACCCCTTCATGTTGAACAACGACGTATATGTGCATTTCCATGAGCTACACTTGGGCCTGGGTTGCCCTGCCAACCATGTTCAGCCATATGCCTACCAATTCACCTACCGTGTGACAGAATGTGGTATCAGGGCCAAGGCTATCTCTCAGGACACGGTTCTCTACAGCACCGAGATATACTACACTTCCAAGCATACCTCATCTAAGTATGTGATTCCAGTGTCATGCACTGCCCCGATATGTTCCCCATGGCTCACAACGCCCTGTTCCAGGAACTTGACCCccaatggagagatcacaacccAAAATGGCGAGACATGCTATGAAGTGTTCACCTTGTCACAGTCCAGCCAAAGGCCCAACTGCTATTGTCTGCGTTGTGTCTACAATGAAAGAGGGCAGAGCCGAGCCCCACATCACCAAGCAGACAAATAGAAGCTCTTATGACCCTCCCATGTGTGCTTTTGAGAAAGAGCAACTCATGGTGATTTCATGAATGAgctttttagaaaagtttttttgtatattcttaggcaaaaaataaaatcctgctGGCATAGAAATATCAGTTgggcatttttatttcataaacacatacttttacttttacttttacttGTGTTTCATAAACACAAAGCTTTTACTATGCACCAGACACTCatctaagtgctttacaaatatGAGTGCCTGGTCCTTTCTCTAAGATGACTTCTCTCTCCTTTAAGGGCCCCCAATGAATCCCTCCGTCTGTCTACGCATGTCCCTGAAACTCTACACCACCCAACTTAGCACTTAGCCACATACCTTCTTAATTTGATCTATCACTTTTCTGTATCACTTTTTGTCCATGGAAGGCAAAATTCATACTAGTGATTTATAAACCACCAGTGGTTCTAGGAATCACTCAACTCACATCCCACCAACTAGAAGGTAAACTCCTGAGGCCAAGGCGTAGATCTTATACTCACTCACGGACCGATAGTACTCTGAAAAGTTGCCCAACTTATGTGATCAGAAATTTTTCAGCCAAGCCTGGCTATCCATTACTGTTCTCAAAGACTTGCAAAGGGAAGGTACATCAGTTTATTCAACAGTGAGTTCtctgggtctcttttataagTGCACTTATCCCATTCATGAAGACTCAattctcatgacctaattaccttccAAGGGCCCCACATCCTAAAACTATTAtattgggggttaggatttcaacatacaaattaGGGAGGGGGGAAAAATACCCAGTATATCGTAGTCATGGCCATCGAAGAAACACAGCTGTTCACTTAAAAATCTCCTGCCCCTTCTTGAGGAAAACTAGGTAACAATCCCTGAAAACAAtgtgttcattcaacaaacaacACCCTCATCCTATGTTCTGGGTATTATGTTAGATGCTGAACATGCATTGGTAAAACAGTATGCATTGGTGAACAAGACTAACACTGTCAAATCAGGAGAAGACAAGTAAACAAGCCTAAGGAGCTAGAAACTATTCTAGCCCAGAGAATGGGCCTGTTCAGAGGCCTGAGGATCAGGGATGTGGCCATCAGAGAAACTACAATTAGTTTAATCCAATGCAATTGGAGTGGAGGGCAGTTGACAGCGGTGAGAAATGGGGTAGAAAAGTAGCAATAAACAAGGCTGTGTACAAGAGAATGAGGACTGCCCTTCCCCATCCTTTCTTCAGAAGTTTATGGATTATTAAACACTAAAACACCTATAAATAACATAGCAAACTGTCAGTACTAGATATAGTAGGCCTGGACTACATGTGCACTTGACAACCTCAAGGGACAGTATTTGTGGAGACACCCCCTGGGGCTGTGCAATGTATCAGCCTTGGAGGACACTCAAGACCTACTTGCTAATAACAGTTGTTACCATATGCCTGATACATTATACACATGACCTTATCTAATCCTCCCAACTGCTCtgcaagataaaaattattttctctgttttctagaTGAGGAACCTGAGTCTCAGAGAAATTGAGGCTAGACAGTTAATATGTAACAtcactgggattcaaacccaggttggACTAGCTCCGAAATGCATTTTCCTCCCCTACACTTAACACTCCCTCCCAGAGAGGAGAAGCTTCCAGTTGGGTTGAAAGatccaggaagatttcctggtTGAGACCGGCAGTGATCTCACTCTTAGAAGATAAGGAGGAGTTGGCTAAGCAGAAAGTAGGACAAGGGGCATCCTTTATGAGCCTAAGAACTGGCACAGGGCAATTaagtgcactgttgatgggaagaCACGTAGTGGGTTAGGGCTGTAAGTTAGGTGACAGGACATGAGAAGAACAAACAGGAGAAGGTGTAGGAAGAGATGAAAATGAGAATGATTTCAAGTGAAGAACAACAAGACTTCATTCATTTTAGCCTATGAAACAGTTAAATGTCCATAGAAGCCCCATTCCTGATCAAGAGAGAAATTGAGCTGTGCAGGCAAATTTGGAGTGTGACAGACTCCAGACCCTGGAGCAGAAAAGACAGGCTTCATGGAGGCCATGAGATTGGAGCTAAACCCTGATTGTCTGACAGGATATAGGTGAAAAAGAAGAGACTGAATCAAAGAAGATGTCATCTTTTAGAGCCCTGGAAGCTCAGAAGACATGGTCAGTTCTGGCTTTAAGCAAGGAAACTGGAATGAGGGTAGAGGATAGGGGTGAAGATGAGTCCGGGTTGGACAGGTTGAGTTGGAGATGATAGTGATATCCAAGGGAACATGTCCAGGAATTAGTTCAAGAAATTGAGCTTCCTTGAACTAGAGCTCAAGAAAAGGGTATAAGAGGTAATTACTGGGAGATAAAGCCTTGGGAAGATGACATGAATCTAGGCGATTAGGATCAGAGAATGAAAACTCCCTAACATTCAATCTTCAAGGCACAGTTGCAAAAAAGAGATAGAGACAACAAAGGATACCAAAGAGAAGTGATCAAGAGATGAAAGAAGTGTGACTCATGGGATTCTAGACCAGAGACCTGGGTGAGTTAGTTCTTCCAGTGCAACAGAT
Coding sequences:
- the PLAC1 gene encoding placenta-specific protein 1, giving the protein MKVFELIRGLIILTSVFSACLGQNPVTVLCSTDWFMVTVHPFMLNNDVYVHFHELHLGLGCPANHVQPYAYQFTYRVTECGIRAKAISQDTVLYSTEIYYTSKHTSSKYVIPVSCTAPICSPWLTTPCSRNLTPNGEITTQNGETCYEVFTLSQSSQRPNCYCLRCVYNERGQSRAPHHQADK